In a genomic window of Candidatus Gorgyraea atricola:
- a CDS encoding class I SAM-dependent methyltransferase, translating into MGILNKVLSSRTISRKMVLFLLRTHHKIYAMLGRCAAFSEGGLHPKHRLMDYHKFFVDNIKEGDRVLDVGCGNGALSFDLAGKAAFVTAIDINRENIEHCLKKYKKENIKYILDDIWNLPQGSRFDAAILSSVLEHIEDRIGFLQKLSKVTEKIIVRVPMIDRDWVSLYKKELGLPYLLDPTHKIEYTLDVFNDELKRGCFKLEKYSIRFGEIWAVCSRNF; encoded by the coding sequence ATGGGTATTCTAAATAAGGTACTGTCAAGTAGGACTATTTCAAGGAAAATGGTTTTATTTTTATTAAGGACGCATCATAAGATATACGCGATGCTGGGAAGATGCGCTGCTTTTAGCGAGGGAGGACTACATCCAAAACATAGATTAATGGATTACCATAAATTTTTTGTAGACAATATTAAAGAAGGCGACAGAGTTTTAGACGTGGGCTGTGGGAATGGTGCATTGAGTTTTGATCTAGCCGGGAAGGCAGCATTTGTGACAGCCATAGATATAAACAGGGAAAATATAGAACATTGCCTGAAAAAATATAAAAAGGAGAACATAAAATATATTCTGGATGACATCTGGAATTTGCCTCAAGGTTCTAGATTTGACGCGGCTATACTTTCTAGCGTGCTGGAGCATATCGAGGATAGGATAGGGTTTTTGCAAAAGTTAAGCAAGGTCACCGAAAAGATCATAGTGCGCGTTCCCATGATAGACCGCGACTGGGTGTCTTTATATAAAAAGGAATTAGGCCTGCCGTATCTATTGGACCCTACTCATAAGATAGAGTATACGCTGGATGTATTTAACGACGAATTAAAGCGCGGCTGTTTTAAATTAGAAAAATATTCCATCAGATTTGGG